One genomic window of Lepeophtheirus salmonis chromosome 5, UVic_Lsal_1.4, whole genome shotgun sequence includes the following:
- the Pi4KIIIalpha gene encoding phosphatidylinositol 4-kinase alpha isoform X4 translates to MLDSDPLKLYRSTIFSLARSLAKIQDVEWDRIRDPLFSQCPSRDSVELTEKNQDALIALGIFLLESKGAWKNKIVPYLLHVESQLYRTKVLVRKSPDGKVPVGESFSFSLNTLLSDIAVNCLDYRSDIFIAQITLMEKLVKIIEKGRENQNEDTHHSEYLCCTVVPVLLGTSRAMGRFSHSNDFLLNKLFPPKPQVQVPPSISTVKNYNKSHFNNFRSIIPKSLSRTFQNHREIINSQSVDSIVDLSFRPSLRADLMVYQSHRQSLSYQKKLAFQSQQSVQPYDPTNYFFHKYGSSFHQIQAPLTKTCTSHGMFDTCKNKLAFPSEHIESLFRLVKKTLNKEVLEFLDNLCVETFDLESLKQWPYKTFLEIVSLSMISVLREVLHTSHGLSSSFIKEIQIFVKKLFLSGQTELQTKDSEINGELEEHIPSSEKPVVNKFKLNVQTNAVCVDILVYVTRDEKGADSLVSKLTDKISTTSSHRLILAHMPLIMVCIEGLGKMSEKFPSLAKQSSDCLREFLTNPSPILTRLYRHNLDYTKRLPNITVSDTESNQSTQNIAENKKVNACYVAFEKLRDCAIENLCVCLKASLDRDYNSIPALVSAVTTRLFHPDSVKDKNWNLSSANTILALGHIAVILRNSEDNTKAVLKFMLQWFDTSPSEQDTMLIDQMGCIAISRTAIDGIYTEIMKKFKEIIKEASQTVYGGQHHSATDRRNKYQRCSGAVINALGNIAANIQGLILLNDFLIKMMELYVNIGLEVKKLSDKTERGLLKASNSAGNLGVLIPVIAVLIRRMDDKDLSNPNNRLKKFFSDFWLYAVVFGFTKDDNGLWPQDWYDGVSEIAAKAPKLTFSTGEKHEIRVMKVTQAISTEGVTYAELQEMKTQLLALLDNPPVMVNLVPKYTFPIIIYLTSVYWLEYLRLKMVTDVSSFNKLFDYLEDKAIQVDKNGIYECISSIVTKLFSEYCQTMAEKSKTKARDRNLEIIAVILLIEFNNPNRNIRKRSDVFLSELVDKFPHLLWSKAVLFGMLNALQQLKSSINNEDSQEVEIGRIKRKVILMDTLQEREEILLDFAQRIKQFIKTSMEWAPGTVQSHLQEYINTVTQINYYNHAGVSLASECIQNLSSGLERSGTLRSTGLTQINSGKIDASLFLSAMTKRLSNTSSVSALLYDKSGVKRYNVIKSFFEELKEGASLASGLDSSSDSIEKGKKQFHNAMWKMTASLILIKPAIDDGLLFEITRAPLKLFEEESMKTVVECWNWLLSARPDMEMPFLQEMIAAWHSAQHANLGLFAKDDVDASSPLAPDEKMKTEVKPIRPIVAPHDIWIRFIQERIEIAKYCNRDQIIMFTLMLQRTLAIKVGSAECLMTRHSSTAGTRFRLLTCGMSLLQGDVLHKSLAKNVLRQRIYSVALDYFCSDKKYPTQTGNELSEDIQIMLKFWTVMHADKKYIKSHMVGDLDGLVSERNFTHANAGGYSITGGSIAINSSISNYNSAYNFDNRSISSEFGRNPIVTSTIGVGAGNSNIGWMNTVPLASNGGTNTLTKRSVSRQQQRHFIANDSLVKDYTKKRWLILSLLSVEIETLVTNQNPLIETREALASLLTNRDYGTTAVGNVGRQYEDAMKFLDDVRNRTTDKSWKENARNAWDVSPALAVFLPSRFKSVVLENDVTILVQAHPTEVCHLDKALDFFLTKDSIENDSSILPYILTWKRCSPLKALSLLCPRTIPTHPLTAQYAVRVLSSYPSEAVLFYIPQLVQATRWDDLGFVKEFIKNISKKSNLVAHQLIWNMETNMFTDEEGLEKDPEMYERLVPLRQAIENGLSGAAKKFYTREFDFFKKVTQVSGKIKEYPKGQQRKTACVKALQEIVLQHGCYLPSNPEALVLDIDRTSGTPMQSAAKAPYLARFKVRRLGINKLEQKGIEYSENEDESVISNDDQHAEYWQAAIFKVGDDCRQDMLALQVIELFQYIFRQAGLDLFLFPYKVVATSPGCGVIECVPDAKSRDQIGRKVNIDLHQYFIKEFGEGQKYKKARRCFITSMAAYSVIGFILQIKDRHNGNIMVDKHGHIIHIDFGFMFESSPGGNLAFEPDMKLTTEFVEIMGGKMEASGFRRFMELCVQAYLAIRPYSKDIIHLVQLMLDTELPCFRGQTIEQLRGRLQPTASDLVASSYMISVIKNSFLNFRTRAYDMLQYQQNSIPY, encoded by the exons ATGTTGGACTCGGATCCACTTAAGCTTTACCGTTCTACAATTTTTTCCTTGGCTCGAAGTCTTGCAAAAATACAGGACGTAGAATGGGACCGGATCCGTGATCCTCTTTTCTCTCAATGTCCGTCAAGGGACTCCGTGGAATTGACAGAAAAGAATCAGGATGCGCTGATTGCTCTAGGGATTTTCCTACTTGAATCCAAAGGAGCTTGGAAGAATAAAATCGTTCCTTATCTTCTTCATGTGGAGTCCCAACTCTATCGTACCAAAGTATTGGTTCGTAAATCTCCAGATGGAA AGGTTCCAGTGGGCGAATCCTTTTCCTTTTCTTTGAATACTCTCCTCTCGGACATTGCTGTCAACTGCCTGGACTACCGCTCTGATATATTCATTGCCCAAATTACATTAATGGAAAAACTAGTCAAAATAATCGAAAAAGGAAGGGAAAATCAAAATGAGGACACTCACCATTCCG AATATTTATGTTGCACAGTTGTACCCGTTCTTTTGGGCACTTCCAGGGCTATGGGAAGATTTAGTCATTCCAATGATTTCTTACTGAATAAACTATTTCCTCCAAAGCCTCAAGTTCAAGTTCCCCCATCCATATCCACAGTCAAGAACTACAACAAGAgtcatttcaataattttag ATCTATTATTCCAAAATCTCTTTCCCGCACATTTCAAAACCATCgtgaaataattaattctcaATCTGTGGATTCTATTGTTGATTTAAG tttccgTCCATCACTGCGAGCGGATTTGATGGTTTATCAAAGTCATCGTCAGAGTTTATCGTATCAAAAGAAATTAGCATTTCAAAGTCAACAGTCAGTTCAGCCCTATGAtcctacaaattatttttttcacaaatacgGCTCTTCTTTTCATCAAATACAAGCACCGCTTACAAAGACTTGCACATCTCATGGTATGTTTGATACGTGCAAGAATAAGTTAGCCTTTCCTTCTGAGCATATTGAG TCATTGTTTCGGCTTGTCAAAAAAACGTTAAATAAAGAAGTCTTGGAATTTCTAGATAATTTATGTGTAGAGACTTTTGATTTAGAGTCTCTTAAGCAGTGGCCATACAAAACCTTTTTGGAAATTGTTAGTTTGTCGATGATATCGGTACTAAGAGAAGTTTTGCATACGTCTCATG GTTTGTCTTCTTCCTTCATCaaggaaattcaaatatttgtcaaaaagctATTTTTGTCTGGTCAAACTGAGCTTCAAACCAAAGACTCTGAGATCAATGGGGAGTTAGAAGAACACATACCATCATCTGAAAAACCCGTTGTGAACAAATTTAAACTTAATGTCCAGACCAATGCTGTTTGTGTAGACATACTGGTATACGTGACAAGAGACGAAAAAG gAGCCGATAGCTTAGTCTCAAAATTAACGGATAAGATTTCTACTACGTCAAGTCATCGTCTCATTCTAGCTCATATGCCTCTTATAATGGTTTGTATTGAAGGATTGGGGAAGATGTCTGAAAAATTTCCATCTCTTGCCAAGCAGAGTAGTGATTGTTTAAGAGAATTTCTCACAAATCCTTCTCCCATATTGACAAGATTATATCGACATAACTTGGACTATACAAAGAGACTTCCAAACATAACAGTATCCGATACAGAGAGTAATCAATCTACACAAAACATtgctgaaaataaaaaagtcaatgcCTGCTACGttgcatttgaaaaattaagggACTGTGCCATAGAAAATTTATGTGTTTGTCTCAAAGCAAGTCTGGACCGTGATTATAATAGTATACCGGCTCTTGTTAGTGCAGTAACTACCAGGTTGTTTCACCCAGATAGTGTCAAAGACAAAAATTGGAATCTAAGCTCTGCTAATACTATTTTAGCATTAGGACATATTGCTGTCATATTAAGAAATTCTGAAGATAATACAAAGGCTGTACTTAAATTTATGCTTCAATGGTTTGATACCAGTCCTTCAGAACAAGACACAATGTTAATAGACCAAATGGGCTGTATTGCCATATCGAGAACAGCGATTGATGgtatttatacagaaataatGAAGAAGTTTAAAGAAATTATCAAGGAAGCTTCCCAAACTGTTTATGGAGGTCAACACCATTCTGCTACTGATCGTAGAAATAAATACCAACGATGTTCCGGCGCTGTAATAAATGCTCTCGGTAATATAGCAGCAAACATTCAAGGGTTGattcttttaaatgattttttgattaaGATGATGGAACTTTATGTTAATATTGGATTAGAGGTCAAAAAGCTATCTGATAAAACTGAACGAGGTTTGCTCAAAGCCTCTAATAGTGCAGGAAATTTAGGAGTATTAATACCAGTGATTGCTGTTCTCATACGGCGGATGGATGATAAAGACTTATCAAATCCAAATAACcgtttgaaaaagttttttagcgACTTTTGGTTATATGCTGTTGTGTTTGGATTTACAAAAGATGATAATGGTCTTTGGCCTCAGGATTGGTATGATGGAGTTAGTGAAATTGCTGCTAAGGCCCCTAAATTAACATTTAGTACTGGGGAAAAACATGAAATAAGAGTAATGAAAGTTACACAAGCTATCTCCACAGAAGGCGTTACTTATGCCGAACTTCAAGAAATGAAAACACAGCTTTTGGCATTACTCGACAATCCTCCCGTTATGGTTAATCTCGTTCCAAAATACAC atttcccattatcatttatttaacctCTGTCTACTGGCTAGAATATTTACGACTCAAAATGGTGACGGATGTATCgtcttttaataaattgtttgattATTTGGAGGATAAGGCAATTCAAGTTGACAAAAATGGAATCTATGAATGCATTTCTTCGATTGTTACAAAGTTATTTTCAGAATACTGTCAAACTATGGCTGAAAAATCTAAAACTAAGGCTCGCGACCGTAATTTAGAAATTATAGCAGTAATTTTACTCATTGAGTTTAATAATCCAAATAGGAATATTAGGAAGAGATCAGATGT atttttaagTGAACTCGTTGACAAGTTTCCACACTTACTTTGGAGCAAAGCAGTTCTTTTTGGGATGTTGAATGCTCTTCAACAGCTTAAGTCGTCTATAAATAATGAGGATAGTCAAGAAGTTGAAATCGGTCGAATAAAGAGGAAAGTTATTTTAATGGATACTCTTCAAGAGAGGGAAGAAATTTTGCTTGATTTTGCTCAAAGAATCAAGCAATTTATAAAGACATCTATGGAATGGGCTCCTGGTACTGTTCAGTCTCATCTTCAGGAATATATCAATACTGTTACTCAgatcaattattataatcatgCGGGTGTGTCATTGGCATCTGAATGTATTCAAAACTTATCCTCGGGGCTAGAGAGATCAGGAACACTCAGAAGTACGGGATTAACGCAAATTAACTCCGGTAAAATTGATGCATCTCTTTTTTTGTCTGCTATGACAAAGAGACTGAGCAATACCTCGAGTGTATCTGCACTTCTTTACGATAAAAGTGGAGTTAAAAgatataatgttataaaatcTTTCTTTGAAGAATTGAAAGAAGGTGCATCACTTGCATCTGGTTTGGATTCTTCCTCAGATAGCAttgaaaagggaaaaaaacagTTTCACAATGCAATGTGGAAGATGACAGCATCTCTCATACTCATCAAACCTGCAATTGATGATGGACTTTTGTTTGAAATTACCCGAGCACCTCTTAAATTATTCGAAGAAGAATCCATGAAAACCGTTGTAGAGTGTTGGAATTGGCTTCTTTCTGCTCGGCCTGACATGGAAATGCCGTTTTTACAAGAAATGATAGCTGCTTGGCATTCTGCACAGCATGCCAATTTGGGTTTATTTGCAAAGGACGATGTCGATGCAAGTAGTCCATTGGCTCCAGacgaaaaaatgaaaacagaAGTAAAGCCTATCAGACCGATTGTTGCTCCTCATGACATATGGATCag ATTTATTCAGGAGCGGATTGAAATAGCCAAATATTGTAATCGAGatcaaattataatgtttactctaATGTTACAAAGAACTCTTGCCATTAAAGTGGGATCTGCCGAATGTCTCATGACTAGACATTCTTCTACTGCTGGTACTAGGTTTAGATTATTGACATGTGGAATGTCTCTACTACAAGGggatgtgttgcataaatccctcgctaaaaatgttttgagacAAAGGATTTACAGTGTAGcattagattatttttgttctgataaaaaatatccaaccCAGACTGGAAATGAGTTGAGTGAAGATATACAAATAATGCTTAAGTTTTGGACAGTTATGCAtgctgacaaaaaatatatcaagtctCATATGGTTGGTGATCTAGATGGATTGGTATCTGAGCGAAATTTTACTCATGCAAATGCGGGTGGTTACTCTATAACTGGAGGAAGTATTGCAATCAACTCttctatttctaattataattctgcctataattttgataatagaAGTATTTCGAGTGAATTTGGTAGAAATCCCATTGTCACTTCAACAATTGGGGTAGGCGCCGGAAATTCCAACATTGGATGGATGAATACTGTACCATTAGCGTCTAATGGTGGAACCAACACATTGACCAAACGATCTGTATCCCGACAACAACAAAGACATTTCATTGCTAATGACTCGCTTGTAAAAGATTATACCAAAAAAAGATGGTTAATACTCTCACTCCTCTCTGTAGAAATTGAGACCCTCGTCACAAATCAAAATCCTTTAATTGAGACTAGAGAGGCGTTGGCTTCTTTGTTGACTAATAGAGACTATGGAACGACTGCAGTGGGTAACGTGGGTCGTCAATATGAGGATGCTATGAAATTTTTAGATGATGTCCGTAATCGGACTACTGACAAGTCTTGGAAAGAAAATGCTCGAAATGCATGGGATGTTTCACCTGCTCTAGCAGTATTTTTACCAAGCAGATTTAAATCAGTTGTTCTTGAAAATGATGTAACAATACTTGTGCAAGCACATCCGACTGAAGTTTGTCATTTAGACAAGGCCTTAGATTTTTTCCTAACAAAAGACTCAATTGAAAATGATTCATCCATTTTACCGTATATCCTCACTTGGAAGCGATGCAGTCCTTTAAAAGCCCTGTCTCTTCTCTGTCCTAGAACAATTCCTACACATCCTTTGACTGCCCAGTACGCTGTGAGGGTATTGAGCTCATATCCTTCAGAggcagttttattttatatacctcAGTTGGTCCAAGCTACTCGATGGGATGATTTGGGATTTGTTAAGgagtttattaaaaacatttcaaaaaaatcaaatcttgtAGCTCATCAGTTGATTTGGAATATGGAGACAAATATGTTTACGGATGAGGAAGGTTTGGAAAAGGATCCAGAAATGTATGAAAGACTTGTACCATTACGACAAGCAATTGAAAACGGTCTTAGCGGAGCAGCCAAGAAATTTTATACTAGAGAATTtgacttctttaaaaaagtaactcAAGTCTCaggaaaaataaaggaatatccAAAAGGTCAGCAACGCAAAACAGCTTGTGTCAAAGCCCTTCAGGAAATAGTTTTGCAGCACGGATGTTATTTACCTTCAAATCCTGAAGCTCTTGTTTTAGATATTGATCGTACAAGTGGAACTCCAATGCAAAGTGCAGCAAAGGCTCCCTATCTAGCGAGATTTAAAGTGCGCAGATtaggtataaataaattagagcaAAAAGGCATCGAGTATAGTGAAAACGAGGATGAATCTGTCATTTCCAATGATGATCAACATGCAGAATATTGGCAGGCAGCAATATTTAAAGTGGGAGACGATTGTCGTCAAGATATGTTGGCTCTTCAAGTGATTGAattattccaatatatatttcgACAGGCCGGACtggatttatttctatttcCCTACAAAGTGGTTGCAACAAGTCCTGGG TGTGGAGTGATAGAGTGTGTCCCTGATGCCAAGTCAAGGGATCAAATTGGTCGAAAAGTTAATATTGATCTCCATCAGTATTTCATTAAAGAATTTGGCGAAGGTCAGAAGTATAAAAAAGCTAGGCGTTGTTTCATAACATCAATGGCAGCATATAGTGTAATCGGATTCATACTACAGATCAAAGATCGTCACAATGGGAATATAATGGTGGACAAGCATGGCCATATAATTCATAtcg ATTTCGGTTTTATGTTTGAGAGCTCTCCGGGTGGAAATTTGGCATTTGAGCCAGATATGAAATTAACAACtgaatttgttgaaattatggGTGGAAAGATGGAAGCTTCTGGATTTAGACGGTTTATGGAACTCTGTGTTCAAGCTTATTTAGCCATTAG GCCTTACTCCAAAGACATCATTCATTTGGTGCAATTGATGCTGGACACCGAACTTCCTTGTTTTCGTGGTCAGACAATAGAACAATTAAG aggaaGACTCCAACCCACGGCTTCAGACTTGGTCGCTTCATCTTACATGATAAGTGTGATCAAGAACTCATTCCTGAATTTCAGAACAAGAGCCTATGACATGCTCCAGTATCAACAAAACAGTATTCCATATTAA